The DNA region GCTATTGATAGCCGAATACAAAAAAATCAAGAATGCTTTTGAAGCAGAGGGACCTTCAATAAAATTCACATTGGATTTGAACAAATCTCTTGTAGAATGGATTGTAAGGCACATAAAATCCGTAGATATAAAATTCGGAAAGTATTACAACGCGCAAAACAAATAAAAAACTGGGCGGGAGTTTTACTCTCGCCCTTAATTTTTCATTGCGAAAACCGTTCAATCTCCGATTTCCGTCTTATATGTTTCGTTTGCGCCAAAAACTAAACACTGTTCTAAGCAGTGTTTAGTTAATATGTTATCTATTACTTTTTTCTCATCTCTTCCATAGTCAAAAGCGCAACGCCGAGCGCGCCCATTTCGCCTGAAAAACGGGGGCGGATTACTTCTTTGCCGACGTATTGCGTAAATGCCCGAAGAACTGCGTCGTTTTTGAAAGTGCCGCCTTGAACTACTATTTTTTCGCCCAAAACGTCGGGGTTGGGAACGCGGACTACCTTCGTAAAAAGGTTTTCTATTACGCTTCGGCAGAGCCCTGCTAAAATATCGCCTGCTGTTTTTCCGCTTTTTTGTTCGGTGATTATCGAGCTGTTCATAAAAACGGTGCAACGCGAACCCAAAACGGACGGGTCTTTTGCTTCAAACGCAAGTTTTGCTATGTCTTGCGGCGCAATGTTCAGCGATTTTGAATACGATTCGATAAAACTTCCGCAGCCTGCCGAACACGCTTCGTTTAGCGCAATATTTGTGATAATTCCGTCGTTTATGAATATCGCTTTCATATCTTGCCCGCCCAAATCAAGGATAAAACTTACGTTCGGCTCATAAAAAACCGCGGCGGTTTTGTGGGCGATTGTTTCGACTATGTGAAAATCCGCGCCAAACGCTTTGGCAAACAGAATTTCGCCGTATCCCGTTGTGCCCAAACCTTTTATTTCGATTTCTACGCCTTGGTTTTTGTAGTGATTTTCAAATTCCAAAAGTCCGTTTTTTGCAGTGTCGATAGGTTTTCCGAGGTTGTTTTTGTAAAAAGAGTAAATTACCTCTTTGTTTTCGTTGATTGCTACAAATTTTGTGGTGGTTGAGCCCGCGTCAATTCCGACAAAAACGGAGACTTTTTCGCCTTTTTCGTAGGTTTTGGGAGAAAATTCATCCGTTTTATAGCGTTTATTAAACTCTGCAAAATCGGTTTTCGACTTAAAAAACGGCTCCGCTTTTTTATTGCCGAACGACGACTGCGTATCAGGAACGCCGTTATCTTCGAGAAATTTGAGCATTTCATCCGTCCGCATAGGGGTTTGACGTTTATTTCCGAGCGCGGTGTCAAGCGAAAGCGCGGCGCCTACGGCAATAAGGGTTTGCGCGTTTTCGGGGGTTATGTAGTCGGCTTTGCTTTTTATTTCGAGGCGCTCGCAAAAAACATCCACGAGTTTCGGAATAAAGAAAAACGGTCCGCCTGCAAAAAGTATCGGGGATTTTATTTCCATTCCCTGCGCCAAACCGCCGATTGTCTGCTTTGCAAGCGCGTGCAAACAGCTGAGCGCAATATCCGCGCGCCCCACGCCTTGATTTATAAGCGGCTGAATATCGGTTTTTGCGAAAACGCCGCAACGTCCCGAAATATCGTAAACCTTTTTGCCTTTGCTTGCCAATTCGTTAAAATCTTCGGGGTTTACGTTTAAGAGAGAAGCCATTTGGTCGATAAACGCGCCTGTTCCGCCCGCGCAAACTCCGTTCATACGCATATCCAAAACAGCAGTTTCGTCGCCCGCCGAAAAGAAAAGGATTTTTGCGTCCTGCCCGCCCAATTCTATGGAAGTAAGGGTTTGCGGATAAAATTTTGCTATGGCAATCGACACAGCAATCACCTCTTGGACGTGTGCGACGCCGAGTTTTGCGGCAAATCCCGAACTTTGCGAGCCCGTGAAAACCGCGCAAAACTTTACGTCGTCGCCAAATTTTGCGTTTATGTCGTTAATAATACCTAAAAGCGCGTCTTTAACAGCCGAGTCGTGCCGCCTATAATCGTTATAGACGACTTCGCCGCTGTCTCTGTCCACAACGGCGCACTTTACCGTGGTTGAGCCCATATCCAGACCAAGAAAATATTTTGCGTTGTTCATTTTTTTCTCCTTTTTTGAAGGAAAATACTATTTGCGAAAAATATTTTTGACGAAAATGATAAATTCTCGCTATTTTGCAAGATATTATGTGCGATGTTCTTAAATTCTCCACAAAACACAAAAAAAACAAAATTATTTCCCATTTTGCTAAAAATAAAAATTATATTACCAATGCTAAAATGTAGAATGGCGCGGATTTTATCTCAGCCCTTCTTAGTTATTTAATTTTGTTTCGGATATTATGTAGGACAAAACTACCCTCGTGGTTGTTCTGTCGTCCTACGTAAATCAAATAAAGCGATAGGCACATTCTACATTTTAGCGAATATGAATTGGCAGAACAGCCTTTTCCCGCTGGTTTTGCCTTAACTTTTTTTTATTTAGGAGGTTTTATGGGAAAGTTGGGAATTGCCATATTAATGGCGTTGGTTGCTTTTGCTACTATTGGCTGTGCGGGTGCTCATACGGGTAGCAGTGTATTGGGATTACATCAAACAAATGTGAAGTTGGATGGAACAAGAGAGTTTAGGTATGTGCAACAAGGAGTTGCGGCAAGAGGGCAAAGTGTTTACGTTTTAGGAATAGGCGGAATGCGCACCCCCAGAGGAATAATCGGACAAGCAAGAGAAAATTTATCAAAGCAATATGTATTACAACCAAACCAAGCAATGATAAATGTTACTCACGAAAACCACACAGCTAGCATTTTCGGATTATTTCTTAGAGTAAGGCACATAATCACAGCTGACATTATTGAGTTTATTGATGTGGCAGAATAATAGTAGAGTATAATTTTTTCATAAAGGGCGACTTTCAAAAGTCGCCCTTTTTATTTTGGTATCACAAACTTCTCGGATCCGTCAGTTTCCCCGTAATCCCAGCCGCGGCGGCGCTTGCAGGACTTGCCAAATGAACCATTCCGCCTTTACCCATTCGACCGTTGAAGTTTCTGTTGGTCGTTGCAATCGCGACTTCTCCCGGAGCCAAAACGCCGTTGCTCATTCCCAAACACGCGCCGCAAGTGGGATTGGTTACGCAATAGCCCGCGTCCATAAATATTTCGAGCAAACCCTCTTTCATTGCCTCTTTGAAGATTTTCGGAGTTGCAGGCGATACTATTCCGCGCACGCCGAACGCCAATTTTTTGCCTTTTGTAATTTCGGCGGCTATTCGCAAGTCGTCGATACGTCCGTTTGTGCAGGAGCCGATATAAATCTGATGAACGGGCGAATTCGGCAGTTCCGAAATCGGTTTTACGTCGTCGGGTTTGTAGTTTACCGTGCAAACGGGAACGATTTTGCTCGCGTCAATTTCCAAAGTTCTCACGTAAGTCGCATCGCTGTCGGAATGCCATTTTTTGAACTCCGCCAATGCCGCCGCTTTATCGTTATTGTATTTGTCTTTTATAAATTCCCACAAATATTCGAGCGTTGTTTCGTCGGGCATACACAAACCGCTTGTTCCGCCTGCTTCAATCGCCATATTGCTGAGGGTCATTCTGTCGTCCATAGAAAAGTTTTTTACAACTTCGCCGTGAAATTCTATGATTTTGTCGGTTGCTCCGTTTACCGTTAACTCCTTGATAATCGTTAAGATAACGTCTTTTGAATAAACGTGTTTTTGCAGTTTTCCG from Chitinivibrionia bacterium includes:
- a CDS encoding acyl-CoA dehydratase activase, which translates into the protein MNNAKYFLGLDMGSTTVKCAVVDRDSGEVVYNDYRRHDSAVKDALLGIINDINAKFGDDVKFCAVFTGSQSSGFAAKLGVAHVQEVIAVSIAIAKFYPQTLTSIELGGQDAKILFFSAGDETAVLDMRMNGVCAGGTGAFIDQMASLLNVNPEDFNELASKGKKVYDISGRCGVFAKTDIQPLINQGVGRADIALSCLHALAKQTIGGLAQGMEIKSPILFAGGPFFFIPKLVDVFCERLEIKSKADYITPENAQTLIAVGAALSLDTALGNKRQTPMRTDEMLKFLEDNGVPDTQSSFGNKKAEPFFKSKTDFAEFNKRYKTDEFSPKTYEKGEKVSVFVGIDAGSTTTKFVAINENKEVIYSFYKNNLGKPIDTAKNGLLEFENHYKNQGVEIEIKGLGTTGYGEILFAKAFGADFHIVETIAHKTAAVFYEPNVSFILDLGGQDMKAIFINDGIITNIALNEACSAGCGSFIESYSKSLNIAPQDIAKLAFEAKDPSVLGSRCTVFMNSSIITEQKSGKTAGDILAGLCRSVIENLFTKVVRVPNPDVLGEKIVVQGGTFKNDAVLRAFTQYVGKEVIRPRFSGEMGALGVALLTMEEMRKK
- a CDS encoding 3-isopropylmalate dehydratase large subunit, which encodes MGKTIVEKIFDAHLRDEPFEGTFVLNLDRVFCHEVTTPIAIADLETRKKDRVFDNTKIKAVIDHITPAKDTKSAIQGKMLRDWAHRHSIKDFFDIGENGVCHAIFPEKGFVEPGFTIIMGDSHTCTHGAFGAFACGVGTTDLEVGILKGVCAFRKPETIRVNINGKLQKHVYSKDVILTIIKELTVNGATDKIIEFHGEVVKNFSMDDRMTLSNMAIEAGGTSGLCMPDETTLEYLWEFIKDKYNNDKAAALAEFKKWHSDSDATYVRTLEIDASKIVPVCTVNYKPDDVKPISELPNSPVHQIYIGSCTNGRIDDLRIAAEITKGKKLAFGVRGIVSPATPKIFKEAMKEGLLEIFMDAGYCVTNPTCGACLGMSNGVLAPGEVAIATTNRNFNGRMGKGGMVHLASPASAAAAGITGKLTDPRSL